One genomic window of Mauremys mutica isolate MM-2020 ecotype Southern chromosome 5, ASM2049712v1, whole genome shotgun sequence includes the following:
- the LOC123371963 gene encoding mucin-5AC-like isoform X4, producing MKMCKTILPCILLLSGLVVMMAVAENTTETTVPDVGKTVVTVTEATITEVTGETVAPVTEMTVPYMPGKMVMPVTKATIPDTPGKTVAPITEATVMEAAGETTAPITEVTVPDKMGKTVAPVTKANVSDMPGKMVAPVTEATIMEVTGETVAPVTETTVPYMPGKMVTPVMEATITEVTGETVATVPDKLGKTVAPITKATVPVMTTMTIVLGHKKISTSGLPLVKSFSSSTVKISRESTFFFKSTAKQLTSEDKKLVRSNPTNLTFGPEKEQQSSALALGLGIFFGILLIVTIICVCCIWKKSRVGRRNESTLT from the exons GTTTAGTAGTCATGATGGCAGTGGCAGAGAACACCACGGAGACGACCGTCCCAGACGTGGGGAAGACGGTGGTGACTGTAACAGAGGCAACCATCACAGAGGTGACGGGAGAGACGGTGGCACCCGTCACAGAGATGACCGTCCCATACATGCCAGGGAAGATGGTGATGCCTGTCACAAAGGCGACCATTCCAGACACACCAGGGAAGACAGTGGCACCCATCACGGAGGCAACCGTCATGGAGGCGGCAGGGGAGACGACGGCACCCATCACGGAGGTGACCGTCCCAGACAAGATGGGGAAGACAGTGGCGCCCGTCACAAAGGCGAACGTCTCAGACATGCCAGGGAAGATGGTGGCACCTGTCACAGAGGCAACCATCATGGAGGTGACGGGAGAAACGGTGGCACCCGTCACAGAGACGACCGTCCCATACATGCCAGGGAAGATGGTGACGCCTGTCATGGAGGCAACCATCACGGAGGTGACGGGAGAGACGGTGGCGACCGTCCCAGACAAGCTAGGGAAGACAGTGGCGCCCATCACAAAGGCAACCGTCCCAGTCATGACAACGATGACCATAGTGCTTGGACATAAAAAAATCTCAACTTCAGGGCTGCCATTAGTAAAAAGCTTCTCAAGTTCTACAGTGAAAATAAGTAGAGAATCAACTTTCTTTTTCAAGTCTACTGCTAAACAACTAACTTCGGAGGACAAGAAGTTAGTCAGATCAAACCCTACCAACCTGACTTTTGGGCCag AGAAAGAACAGCAATCATCTGCACTAG CATTAGGACTCGGCATTTTCTTTGGGATACTCCTTATTGTCACCATTATTTGTGTATGCTGTATATGGAAAAAGTCAAGA GTGGGGAGAAGAAATGAAAGCACTCTCACTTAA
- the LOC123371963 gene encoding mucin-5AC-like isoform X3, which yields MMAVAENTTETTVPDVGKTVVTVTEATITEVTGETVAPVTEMTVPYMPGKMVMPVTKATIPDTPGKTVAPITEATVMEAAGETTAPITEVTVPDKMGKTVAPVTKANVSDMPGKMVAPVTEATIMEVTGETVAPVTETTVPYMPGKMVTPVMEATITEVTGETVATVPDKLGKTVAPITKATVPVMTTMTIVLGHKKISTSGLPLVKSFSSSTVKISRESTFFFKSTAKQLTSEDKKLVRSNPTNLTFGPEKEQQSSALALGLGIFFGILLIVTIICVCCIWKKSRKSSFDLNLVEATIPLNSIETKEPSSGGEKK from the exons ATGATGGCAGTGGCAGAGAACACCACGGAGACGACCGTCCCAGACGTGGGGAAGACGGTGGTGACTGTAACAGAGGCAACCATCACAGAGGTGACGGGAGAGACGGTGGCACCCGTCACAGAGATGACCGTCCCATACATGCCAGGGAAGATGGTGATGCCTGTCACAAAGGCGACCATTCCAGACACACCAGGGAAGACAGTGGCACCCATCACGGAGGCAACCGTCATGGAGGCGGCAGGGGAGACGACGGCACCCATCACGGAGGTGACCGTCCCAGACAAGATGGGGAAGACAGTGGCGCCCGTCACAAAGGCGAACGTCTCAGACATGCCAGGGAAGATGGTGGCACCTGTCACAGAGGCAACCATCATGGAGGTGACGGGAGAAACGGTGGCACCCGTCACAGAGACGACCGTCCCATACATGCCAGGGAAGATGGTGACGCCTGTCATGGAGGCAACCATCACGGAGGTGACGGGAGAGACGGTGGCGACCGTCCCAGACAAGCTAGGGAAGACAGTGGCGCCCATCACAAAGGCAACCGTCCCAGTCATGACAACGATGACCATAGTGCTTGGACATAAAAAAATCTCAACTTCAGGGCTGCCATTAGTAAAAAGCTTCTCAAGTTCTACAGTGAAAATAAGTAGAGAATCAACTTTCTTTTTCAAGTCTACTGCTAAACAACTAACTTCGGAGGACAAGAAGTTAGTCAGATCAAACCCTACCAACCTGACTTTTGGGCCag AGAAAGAACAGCAATCATCTGCACTAG CATTAGGACTCGGCATTTTCTTTGGGATACTCCTTATTGTCACCATTATTTGTGTATGCTGTATATGGAAAAAGTCAAGA AAAAGCTCATTTGACTTGAACTTAGTGGAAGCAACTATTCCCTTAAATTCCATTGAAACAAAAGAACCAAGCTCAG GTGGGGAGAAGAAATGA
- the LOC123371963 gene encoding mucin-5AC-like isoform X2 has translation MGQCVYSTHLNPAGLVVMMAVAENTTETTVPDVGKTVVTVTEATITEVTGETVAPVTEMTVPYMPGKMVMPVTKATIPDTPGKTVAPITEATVMEAAGETTAPITEVTVPDKMGKTVAPVTKANVSDMPGKMVAPVTEATIMEVTGETVAPVTETTVPYMPGKMVTPVMEATITEVTGETVATVPDKLGKTVAPITKATVPVMTTMTIVLGHKKISTSGLPLVKSFSSSTVKISRESTFFFKSTAKQLTSEDKKLVRSNPTNLTFGPEKEQQSSALALGLGIFFGILLIVTIICVCCIWKKSRKSSFDLNLVEATIPLNSIETKEPSSGGEKK, from the exons GTTTAGTAGTCATGATGGCAGTGGCAGAGAACACCACGGAGACGACCGTCCCAGACGTGGGGAAGACGGTGGTGACTGTAACAGAGGCAACCATCACAGAGGTGACGGGAGAGACGGTGGCACCCGTCACAGAGATGACCGTCCCATACATGCCAGGGAAGATGGTGATGCCTGTCACAAAGGCGACCATTCCAGACACACCAGGGAAGACAGTGGCACCCATCACGGAGGCAACCGTCATGGAGGCGGCAGGGGAGACGACGGCACCCATCACGGAGGTGACCGTCCCAGACAAGATGGGGAAGACAGTGGCGCCCGTCACAAAGGCGAACGTCTCAGACATGCCAGGGAAGATGGTGGCACCTGTCACAGAGGCAACCATCATGGAGGTGACGGGAGAAACGGTGGCACCCGTCACAGAGACGACCGTCCCATACATGCCAGGGAAGATGGTGACGCCTGTCATGGAGGCAACCATCACGGAGGTGACGGGAGAGACGGTGGCGACCGTCCCAGACAAGCTAGGGAAGACAGTGGCGCCCATCACAAAGGCAACCGTCCCAGTCATGACAACGATGACCATAGTGCTTGGACATAAAAAAATCTCAACTTCAGGGCTGCCATTAGTAAAAAGCTTCTCAAGTTCTACAGTGAAAATAAGTAGAGAATCAACTTTCTTTTTCAAGTCTACTGCTAAACAACTAACTTCGGAGGACAAGAAGTTAGTCAGATCAAACCCTACCAACCTGACTTTTGGGCCag AGAAAGAACAGCAATCATCTGCACTAG CATTAGGACTCGGCATTTTCTTTGGGATACTCCTTATTGTCACCATTATTTGTGTATGCTGTATATGGAAAAAGTCAAGA AAAAGCTCATTTGACTTGAACTTAGTGGAAGCAACTATTCCCTTAAATTCCATTGAAACAAAAGAACCAAGCTCAG GTGGGGAGAAGAAATGA
- the LOC123371963 gene encoding mucin-5AC-like isoform X1 has translation MKMCKTILPCILLLSGLVVMMAVAENTTETTVPDVGKTVVTVTEATITEVTGETVAPVTEMTVPYMPGKMVMPVTKATIPDTPGKTVAPITEATVMEAAGETTAPITEVTVPDKMGKTVAPVTKANVSDMPGKMVAPVTEATIMEVTGETVAPVTETTVPYMPGKMVTPVMEATITEVTGETVATVPDKLGKTVAPITKATVPVMTTMTIVLGHKKISTSGLPLVKSFSSSTVKISRESTFFFKSTAKQLTSEDKKLVRSNPTNLTFGPEKEQQSSALALGLGIFFGILLIVTIICVCCIWKKSRKSSFDLNLVEATIPLNSIETKEPSSGGEKK, from the exons GTTTAGTAGTCATGATGGCAGTGGCAGAGAACACCACGGAGACGACCGTCCCAGACGTGGGGAAGACGGTGGTGACTGTAACAGAGGCAACCATCACAGAGGTGACGGGAGAGACGGTGGCACCCGTCACAGAGATGACCGTCCCATACATGCCAGGGAAGATGGTGATGCCTGTCACAAAGGCGACCATTCCAGACACACCAGGGAAGACAGTGGCACCCATCACGGAGGCAACCGTCATGGAGGCGGCAGGGGAGACGACGGCACCCATCACGGAGGTGACCGTCCCAGACAAGATGGGGAAGACAGTGGCGCCCGTCACAAAGGCGAACGTCTCAGACATGCCAGGGAAGATGGTGGCACCTGTCACAGAGGCAACCATCATGGAGGTGACGGGAGAAACGGTGGCACCCGTCACAGAGACGACCGTCCCATACATGCCAGGGAAGATGGTGACGCCTGTCATGGAGGCAACCATCACGGAGGTGACGGGAGAGACGGTGGCGACCGTCCCAGACAAGCTAGGGAAGACAGTGGCGCCCATCACAAAGGCAACCGTCCCAGTCATGACAACGATGACCATAGTGCTTGGACATAAAAAAATCTCAACTTCAGGGCTGCCATTAGTAAAAAGCTTCTCAAGTTCTACAGTGAAAATAAGTAGAGAATCAACTTTCTTTTTCAAGTCTACTGCTAAACAACTAACTTCGGAGGACAAGAAGTTAGTCAGATCAAACCCTACCAACCTGACTTTTGGGCCag AGAAAGAACAGCAATCATCTGCACTAG CATTAGGACTCGGCATTTTCTTTGGGATACTCCTTATTGTCACCATTATTTGTGTATGCTGTATATGGAAAAAGTCAAGA AAAAGCTCATTTGACTTGAACTTAGTGGAAGCAACTATTCCCTTAAATTCCATTGAAACAAAAGAACCAAGCTCAG GTGGGGAGAAGAAATGA